The DNA segment CATCCGCACGACCGAGGCGAAGGCCAAAGTTCTTCGTCCGTTCATCGAGCGTCTCGTGACCCTTGGCAAGAAGGGCGAGCAGCACCACCGCCGCCGCGCCTTCTCCGCCTTGGGCAAGAAGGTCCCTGTTCACAAGCTGTTCGAAGATATTGCGCCGCGTTTCGAAGGCCGCCCCGGTGGCTACACGCGCATCATTCGCGACGACCAGCGTGCCGGCGACGGCGCCTGGATGGCGTACATCGAATTCGTCGAGCAGGGCGCTGCCGCTTCCTCGGCTCCCGCCGAGACCGCAGCCGCCGAAGCCTGATTCGAACGCTGACAAACTCGATTCACCAACGCGCCTCCGGTTTGCCGGGGGCGCGTTTCTTCTTTGAGGACCAGCCGCGTTCGACTTCCTGTTTGCCACGCCGAACCGCCGTAGCCATCATCCCGGGTTGAACTTCGCACAAAGGAATCGCCATGGCTTCCAACAACCCGCTCCACTCCGCACTGTCGTTTCTCAACGAACGTCGCCCAGCATTTTGCGCCATGATTCATGTGCTGCCGTTGCCGGGCACCCCGCGCTACGGCGGGTCGCTGAAGGCCGTGATCGATGCAGCCCGGCGTGAGGCCCGCACCCTGGCCGACGCCGGCGTCGACGCGATCATGATCGAGAATATGCACGACGCCCCGTACGTTCTCCGGAATGTGGGGCCGGAGATCACCGCCGGTATGACGGCCGTCGGCTGTGCGGTTCGCGAAGAGATCGGCGACATGCCGCTCGGCGTCCAGGTTCTGGCTGGAGCGAACTGCGAAGCCATCGCCGTGGCGCAGTCCTGCGGGGCCAACTTCATTCGTGCGGAGGGATTCGTCTTTGCCCACGTCGGGGACGAAGGCACCCACGAGGCCTGCGCGGCGGAACTGCTGCGCTACCGCCGCATGGTCGGGGCGGAGGACATCGCGGTCTTGACCGATATCAAGAAAAAGCACTCGGCCCACGCCATTACCGCCGATGTCGACCTGGC comes from the bacterium genome and includes:
- a CDS encoding BtpA/SgcQ family protein; amino-acid sequence: MASNNPLHSALSFLNERRPAFCAMIHVLPLPGTPRYGGSLKAVIDAARREARTLADAGVDAIMIENMHDAPYVLRNVGPEITAGMTAVGCAVREEIGDMPLGVQVLAGANCEAIAVAQSCGANFIRAEGFVFAHVGDEGTHEACAAELLRYRRMVGAEDIAVLTDIKKKHSAHAITADVDLAETAHAAEFFGSDGLIVTGTATGRPAKPGDLKEVLGATHLPVAIGSGITPENAAEYRDAHLLIVGSWYKRDGYWENEIDPDRVARLVESIRKS
- the rplQ gene encoding 50S ribosomal protein L17; this translates as MRHRKHRQKLSRPTGHRRALLRNLAIGLIEHERIRTTEAKAKVLRPFIERLVTLGKKGEQHHRRRAFSALGKKVPVHKLFEDIAPRFEGRPGGYTRIIRDDQRAGDGAWMAYIEFVEQGAAASSAPAETAAAEA